From Pseudomonas sp. StFLB209, a single genomic window includes:
- the paaF gene encoding 2,3-dehydroadipyl-CoA hydratase PaaF, with product MPQTLVMTTPMTGVRLLTLHRPEALNALNTALLGDLAEALEVAAADPDIRAVVITGSRKAFAAGADIHEMAERDMVGILDDPRQAHWQRIGAFSKPLIAAVNGFCLGAGCELAMHADVIIAGEDARFGQPEINLGIMPGAGGTQRLLHAVGKSLAMQMVLTGLPIDARHARRAGLVSELTQPEFTVDRALEIARVIASKAPLAVRLAREAVLKAQDLDLASGLRFERHAFTLLAGTADRNEGIQAFQAKRAPAFTGR from the coding sequence ATGCCTCAGACCCTTGTCATGACCACGCCGATGACCGGTGTGCGGCTGCTGACCCTGCACCGGCCCGAGGCGCTGAACGCCCTGAACACCGCGCTGCTGGGTGACCTGGCCGAGGCGCTTGAGGTGGCAGCGGCAGACCCTGACATCCGGGCGGTGGTCATCACCGGCAGCCGCAAAGCGTTTGCCGCTGGCGCCGATATCCACGAAATGGCAGAGCGCGACATGGTCGGCATCCTTGACGACCCACGCCAGGCACACTGGCAACGCATCGGCGCCTTTAGCAAACCGCTGATCGCCGCCGTCAACGGCTTCTGCCTCGGCGCTGGCTGTGAACTGGCGATGCATGCCGACGTGATCATCGCCGGTGAAGATGCCCGTTTCGGGCAACCGGAAATCAACCTTGGCATCATGCCCGGCGCCGGCGGCACCCAACGCCTGCTGCACGCGGTGGGCAAGTCACTGGCGATGCAGATGGTGCTTACCGGCCTGCCGATCGATGCCCGTCACGCCCGGCGCGCCGGGCTGGTCAGCGAGCTCACCCAGCCGGAGTTCACCGTTGACCGGGCCCTGGAGATCGCCCGCGTCATCGCCAGCAAAGCGCCGCTGGCGGTCCGCCTGGCCAGGGAGGCCGTGCTCAAGGCCCAGGACCTTGACCTGGCCAGCGGCCTGCGCTTCGAACGCCATGCCTTCACCTTGCTGGCCGGCACCGCCGACCGCAACGAAGGCATTCAGGCTTTTCAGGCAAAACGCGCTCCGGCGTTCACCGGCCGGTAA
- the paaH gene encoding 3-hydroxyacyl-CoA dehydrogenase PaaH has protein sequence MTALDTSSIVAVIGAGAMGAGIAQVAAQAGHRVWLFDTHQGAAAQAISGIDRQLARLVDKGQLDASQRRVIAARLQPADSLQALADAALVIEAIVENLDLKRQLFEQLESICSAHCILASNTSSLSLTRLAAGLKHPQRILGMHFFNPAPLMALVEIVSGLASDPQLAARLYDTADAWGKQPVHTRSTPGFIVNRVARPFYAESLRLLQEGAADCATLDALLRDAGGFRMGAFELTDLIGHDVNYAVTCSVFDAYHGDMRFQPSLVQKELVDAGHLGRKSGRGFYDYSETAERPQPQEISSPLHIDSCAVEGDLGIAAPLITRLQQAGVQVTQRAGSGVIRVGTATLALSDGRLASQRAQAQGIDNLLLFDLALDYRRAARIAISCAADTSVLACQQVVALLQRAGFKVSLLSDTPALAVLRTVAMLANEAADALLHGVASAADIDLAMCAGVNYPLGPLAWADAIGPQRLLTTLDNLQAAYAEPRYRPSLLLRRRATEGRHLHDT, from the coding sequence ATGACCGCACTGGACACCAGCAGCATCGTCGCGGTGATTGGCGCCGGCGCCATGGGCGCAGGGATTGCCCAAGTGGCCGCGCAGGCCGGTCATCGCGTCTGGCTATTCGATACCCACCAGGGCGCCGCCGCCCAGGCCATCAGCGGGATTGACCGGCAACTGGCGCGGCTGGTCGACAAAGGCCAACTGGATGCCTCGCAGCGCCGCGTGATTGCCGCGCGCCTGCAACCGGCAGACAGCCTCCAAGCGCTGGCCGACGCCGCGCTGGTGATCGAAGCGATCGTGGAAAACCTCGACCTCAAGCGCCAGCTGTTCGAGCAACTGGAAAGCATCTGCAGCGCCCACTGCATCCTGGCCAGCAACACGTCGTCATTGTCGCTCACCCGGCTGGCGGCCGGCCTCAAGCATCCTCAGCGGATACTCGGCATGCACTTTTTCAATCCGGCACCGCTCATGGCGCTGGTCGAAATTGTCTCGGGCCTGGCCAGCGACCCGCAACTGGCAGCGCGCCTGTATGACACCGCCGACGCCTGGGGCAAACAGCCTGTGCACACCCGCTCGACACCCGGCTTTATCGTCAACCGGGTAGCACGCCCGTTTTATGCCGAAAGCCTGCGCCTGCTCCAGGAAGGCGCCGCCGACTGCGCCACCCTCGACGCGCTGCTGCGCGATGCCGGTGGCTTTCGCATGGGCGCCTTCGAGCTGACCGACCTGATCGGCCATGATGTCAATTACGCGGTGACCTGCTCGGTGTTCGACGCTTACCACGGCGACATGCGCTTCCAGCCTTCACTGGTCCAGAAGGAGCTGGTCGATGCCGGCCATCTGGGACGCAAAAGCGGTCGCGGCTTCTATGACTACAGCGAGACGGCAGAGCGCCCCCAGCCGCAGGAAATCAGCAGCCCGCTGCACATTGACAGCTGCGCAGTGGAGGGCGATCTGGGCATTGCCGCGCCGCTGATTACGCGCCTGCAACAGGCCGGCGTGCAGGTCACCCAACGCGCCGGCAGCGGAGTGATCCGGGTCGGAACGGCCACGCTGGCGCTCAGTGACGGACGGCTGGCCAGCCAGCGCGCCCAGGCACAAGGCATCGACAATCTGCTGCTGTTCGACCTGGCACTGGATTACCGCCGCGCCGCACGCATCGCCATCAGTTGCGCTGCCGACACCTCGGTACTGGCCTGCCAGCAGGTCGTGGCGCTGCTGCAGCGTGCCGGGTTCAAGGTCAGCCTGCTCAGCGACACCCCGGCGCTGGCAGTGCTGCGTACTGTAGCGATGCTGGCCAACGAGGCGGCTGATGCCCTGCTGCACGGGGTGGCCAGCGCAGCGGACATCGACTTGGCCATGTGCGCTGGCGTCAACTACCCGCTTGGACCACTGGCCTGGGCCGATGCCATCGGCCCGCAACGGCTGCTGACGACCCTCGACAACCTGCAAGCCGCCTATGCTGAGCCACGCTATCGCCCGTCACTGCTGTTGCGCCGCCGCGCCACCGAAGGGAGGCACCTGCATGACACTTGA
- a CDS encoding GNAT family N-acetyltransferase, whose amino-acid sequence MLLYRALEEKDVAAVCALPQNADELFYMFPRASWPLTAAQLHESLEQRSDPTVIENNGEVVGYANFVRCDFRGRCTLGNVIIAARARSKGVGRYLIGCMAEIAFDKHEAKEMTASCFNHNVTGLLFYSRLGLRPFAIEERRDKQGASVALIHLRLLRPE is encoded by the coding sequence ATGCTGCTTTACCGTGCTCTGGAAGAGAAAGACGTCGCCGCCGTCTGCGCCTTGCCACAGAATGCCGACGAACTGTTCTACATGTTCCCCCGGGCGAGCTGGCCGCTGACCGCGGCGCAATTGCACGAATCGCTTGAGCAGCGTTCAGACCCGACGGTGATCGAGAACAACGGTGAAGTGGTGGGCTACGCCAACTTTGTGCGCTGTGATTTTCGCGGTCGCTGCACGTTGGGCAATGTCATCATCGCTGCCCGCGCACGCAGTAAAGGCGTAGGCCGTTATCTGATCGGCTGCATGGCTGAAATTGCGTTCGATAAACACGAGGCCAAGGAAATGACCGCTTCGTGCTTCAACCACAACGTCACCGGCCTGCTGTTTTACTCCCGTCTGGGGCTGCGTCCTTTTGCGATTGAAGAGCGCCGCGACAAGCAGGGCGCTTCGGTGGCGTTGATTCATTTAAGGTTGTTGCGGCCGGAGTGA
- a CDS encoding DUF1652 domain-containing protein: MIACGLSTLELRSIVEGAFLPLNCTCTIAQDQSMTVQITEPSTGQVNLFVTGISLGRLNTSREISNLVAELRDELHSVAQPQLYSRMA; the protein is encoded by the coding sequence ATGATCGCTTGTGGACTGTCTACTCTTGAGCTGAGAAGTATCGTGGAAGGCGCTTTTCTGCCTTTGAACTGCACCTGCACCATTGCGCAGGATCAGTCGATGACCGTACAGATCACTGAACCCAGTACCGGCCAGGTCAATCTGTTCGTCACCGGCATTTCCCTGGGCCGGTTGAATACCAGTCGTGAGATCAGCAACCTGGTGGCTGAACTGCGCGACGAATTGCACAGTGTCGCCCAGCCCCAACTCTACTCGCGCATGGCCTGA
- a CDS encoding alpha/beta hydrolase produces the protein MPSDLPARRGLRRLTWVLMTLIIIGLPVGCTLLERKERELVFRIEPGTASWYGGLPAGVQELELKAPDFGPAQNIHAWWWPAPRKDAPAVLYLHGSRWNLTGQLFRIEQLRALGFSVLAIDYRGFGQSKGELPSEKSVYEDARIAWQRLKLLQPDPDRRLIYGHSLGGAVAVDLAAELGQEDLPQARALVIESTFTNLADVATAIASSYTSLPVRWLLSQKFDSQDKIADIHMPVLIVHGTDDRYVPPRFSEQLYAAAVEPKKLLLVPGGSHNNSMRLGRQAYSEALQALLRTPTPRTQATQPASRPGQAG, from the coding sequence ATGCCTTCAGACTTGCCTGCCCGTCGCGGACTTCGTCGCCTGACCTGGGTGTTGATGACCCTGATCATCATCGGCCTGCCCGTAGGTTGCACCCTGCTCGAACGCAAAGAGCGCGAACTGGTGTTTCGTATCGAACCGGGCACCGCCAGTTGGTACGGCGGCCTGCCAGCCGGGGTTCAGGAACTGGAACTCAAGGCCCCCGACTTCGGTCCTGCACAAAACATTCACGCCTGGTGGTGGCCCGCGCCGCGCAAGGATGCCCCGGCCGTGCTTTACCTGCATGGCTCGCGCTGGAACCTGACCGGTCAGTTGTTCCGTATCGAGCAACTGCGTGCCTTGGGCTTCTCGGTATTGGCCATCGACTACCGCGGTTTCGGCCAGAGCAAAGGCGAGCTGCCATCGGAGAAAAGCGTATATGAAGACGCACGCATTGCCTGGCAGCGGCTCAAACTGCTGCAACCGGACCCTGACCGCCGCCTGATCTACGGCCACTCGCTCGGTGGCGCGGTGGCCGTGGACCTGGCCGCAGAACTGGGCCAGGAAGATCTGCCACAAGCTCGGGCACTGGTCATCGAGTCGACCTTCACCAACCTTGCCGACGTCGCTACCGCGATCGCCAGCAGCTATACCTCACTGCCGGTGCGCTGGCTGCTGTCGCAGAAGTTCGACTCGCAAGACAAGATCGCTGACATCCACATGCCGGTGCTGATCGTCCACGGCACGGACGACCGCTACGTGCCGCCGCGCTTCAGTGAGCAACTCTATGCCGCCGCCGTAGAGCCGAAAAAACTCTTGCTGGTGCCCGGCGGCAGCCACAACAACAGCATGCGCCTGGGCCGTCAGGCCTACAGCGAAGCCCTCCAGGCGCTGCTGCGCACCCCCACACCACGGACCCAGGCCACCCAGCCGGCCAGCCGGCCTGGGCAGGCGGGTTAG
- a CDS encoding pyridine nucleotide-disulfide oxidoreductase: MFEDHLDTECACVVGGAGLAGMGFLFNALKTGVLPQLCRDGLIVVDASDRPGVGSLGQYRITANSVGDVFIDCLRDPRLASIFEPLEYSPAYWRIRRQADSAPPLAEVGELMAEAHRLVLEHIVKHFGVRIWHSTAITAVTWQPGEVHLLVETAGFERRIRCRALVLNLGGRQTPQHLCAGLAAHGLSLPAAADVLGSDVLLRMNAVQIRERLVPVLAAGRRISVIGGSHSAFSVLENLADALEFAGLQELTLIHRNPVRLFYECAEQAHAQGYDFDAQRDVCPVSGRINRSGGLRYRAQQIGREVLHNGRVGKTGVTVRRAQLQGGAPADLELAAQALGESGAVIQCTGYQPVLPQLYHADDTSIQLRQANGGLDANAQGCPQDQDGRRLDGIYLFGIGAGLAPDPQLGSEQAFEGRIYGVWQFHHTASSAVLEAVLARVQRLARKPEPARPSLVQTLDERMHLLLPGLSGKV, translated from the coding sequence ATGTTCGAAGATCATTTAGACACTGAGTGTGCCTGCGTCGTGGGCGGCGCCGGGTTGGCGGGCATGGGCTTTTTATTCAATGCGTTGAAGACCGGAGTGCTGCCACAGTTGTGTCGCGACGGTCTGATTGTCGTCGACGCCAGTGACCGCCCCGGTGTCGGCAGCCTGGGGCAGTACCGGATTACCGCCAATTCGGTCGGCGATGTTTTCATTGATTGCCTGCGCGATCCCCGCCTGGCGAGCATTTTCGAGCCACTGGAATACTCGCCGGCCTATTGGCGGATCCGCCGTCAGGCTGACAGCGCGCCGCCGTTGGCTGAGGTCGGCGAACTGATGGCCGAGGCCCACCGGCTGGTGCTTGAGCATATCGTCAAGCATTTCGGGGTCAGGATATGGCACAGCACCGCTATTACCGCCGTCACCTGGCAGCCTGGCGAGGTCCACCTGCTGGTTGAAACCGCCGGTTTTGAACGGCGTATCCGCTGCCGTGCACTGGTGCTCAATCTGGGCGGCCGGCAAACGCCGCAGCATCTGTGTGCGGGCCTGGCTGCGCATGGCTTGAGCCTGCCTGCGGCAGCCGACGTGCTGGGGTCAGATGTGCTGTTGCGCATGAACGCGGTGCAGATTCGCGAGCGGTTGGTGCCGGTGCTGGCTGCCGGGCGACGCATCAGTGTGATCGGCGGTTCGCACAGTGCGTTCTCGGTTCTGGAAAACCTTGCCGATGCGCTGGAGTTCGCCGGCCTGCAGGAACTGACCCTGATTCACCGCAACCCTGTGCGGTTGTTCTATGAATGCGCCGAACAGGCCCACGCGCAAGGTTATGACTTCGATGCGCAACGTGATGTCTGCCCGGTCTCGGGGCGTATCAATCGCTCCGGCGGGTTACGTTACCGGGCCCAGCAAATCGGTCGTGAGGTGCTGCACAACGGCCGGGTCGGCAAAACCGGGGTGACCGTCCGGCGTGCCCAGTTGCAAGGTGGTGCACCGGCTGATCTGGAGCTGGCGGCTCAGGCACTGGGCGAGTCTGGTGCGGTGATCCAGTGCACCGGTTATCAGCCGGTATTGCCGCAGCTGTATCATGCCGACGACACCTCGATTCAATTGCGTCAGGCCAATGGCGGGCTGGATGCCAACGCTCAAGGCTGCCCACAGGATCAGGACGGACGACGGCTGGACGGCATCTATCTGTTCGGCATCGGTGCCGGTCTGGCGCCAGACCCGCAACTGGGCAGCGAGCAGGCGTTTGAAGGGCGTATCTACGGTGTCTGGCAGTTCCACCACACCGCCAGCAGCGCCGTGCTCGAAGCGGTGCTGGCACGTGTGCAGCGCCTGGCCCGCAAGCCGGAGCCAGCACGACCGTCGTTGGTGCAGACCCTCGATGAGCGCATGCACCTGCTATTACCGGGGCTGTCCGGGAAAGTCTGA
- the paaY gene encoding phenylacetic acid degradation protein PaaY, with product MTCYSLDGLTPVVHPTAYVHPSAVLIGDVIIGPGCYVGPLASLRGDFGRIVLEEGANLQDTCVMHGFPDSDTVVGRNGHIGHGAVLHGCRIGADVLVGINAVVMDAAQIGARSFVAAASLVKANFSCAEQSLVMGSPASVKRLLSDDEVAWKQAGTREYQALARRCQHSLVACEPLLEAEPDRPRISASAHRPKAAG from the coding sequence ATGACCTGCTACAGCCTTGATGGCCTGACTCCGGTGGTTCATCCCACCGCTTATGTGCATCCTTCTGCGGTATTGATTGGTGATGTGATCATTGGCCCTGGCTGCTATGTCGGGCCGCTGGCCAGCCTGCGCGGCGATTTCGGGCGCATCGTGCTGGAGGAGGGCGCCAACCTGCAGGACACCTGCGTCATGCATGGTTTCCCTGACAGCGACACGGTGGTGGGGCGCAACGGCCATATCGGCCACGGCGCCGTGCTGCACGGTTGCCGTATCGGCGCGGATGTTCTGGTGGGTATCAATGCCGTGGTAATGGATGCAGCCCAAATCGGTGCGCGGTCGTTTGTCGCCGCCGCCAGCCTGGTCAAGGCGAATTTCAGTTGCGCCGAGCAATCGCTGGTGATGGGCTCTCCGGCCAGCGTCAAACGCCTGCTCAGTGATGACGAGGTTGCCTGGAAACAGGCCGGTACCCGTGAGTATCAGGCGCTTGCCCGGCGCTGCCAGCACAGTCTGGTGGCGTGTGAACCGTTGCTGGAGGCCGAGCCAGACCGGCCCCGTATCAGTGCCAGTGCCCATCGGCCCAAGGCTGCCGGTTGA
- a CDS encoding PAS domain-containing protein, producing the protein MDEGFCIIEFFDGPHGPLSDYIHIEANAAYAFHAGISNVVGQKVREMVGAEADGWVQLYGEVLRTGEPIRFERELVATGRYLALAAFRIEPASCRQVAVLFQDITARRRAELALQQLNETLESRVRDAVAERNVLADVVNGTDARIHVIDRNYRWLAINAVAVWEFERLYGVKPQVGESILDALQGQPEVREKVRKLWGRVLAGEEFIEITHFGEPHRHYEIRYSSLRDADGQPVGAYLFAYDISERLREQERLKQAEEALRQSQKMEAVGQLTGGIAHDFNNLLTGINGALELLRTRLTQGRYNDIDRYAATAQDAARRAASLTHRLLAFSRRQTLDPKAVDVNRLVSSMEELVRRSVGPHIAVEVVTAIGLWSTFIDAPQLENALLNLCLNARDAMPNGGRITIETANKWIDERESRVRDLSPGQYLSLCVTDTGTGMTPEIISRAFDPFFTTKPLGQGTGLGLSMVYGFVRQSGGQVRIYSEPGQGTTMCLYLPRHYQDEVADEPDEQASEVAQAPSLRTVMIVDDEPTIRMLVSEVLEDRGYAVIEAPEGASALRLLESDIRVDLLVTDVGLPGGMNGRQLADAARSLRPQLSVLFITGYAENAIIGNGHLDPGMWIMTKPFTMEAFAARIFDMLEREG; encoded by the coding sequence ATGGACGAGGGCTTTTGCATCATCGAGTTCTTCGACGGCCCGCACGGCCCGCTCAGCGACTACATCCACATTGAGGCCAACGCGGCCTACGCCTTTCACGCCGGGATCAGCAATGTGGTCGGCCAGAAAGTGCGCGAGATGGTCGGTGCCGAAGCCGATGGCTGGGTGCAGTTGTACGGTGAAGTGCTGCGCACCGGCGAGCCGATCCGCTTCGAGCGCGAACTGGTCGCCACCGGGCGCTACCTGGCATTGGCGGCGTTTCGTATCGAACCGGCCAGTTGCCGGCAGGTTGCCGTGCTATTTCAGGACATCACCGCCCGCAGACGTGCCGAGCTGGCCCTGCAGCAGTTGAACGAGACCCTGGAAAGCCGCGTGCGTGATGCGGTGGCCGAGCGCAATGTGCTGGCCGATGTGGTCAATGGCACTGACGCGCGCATCCATGTGATTGATCGGAACTATCGCTGGCTGGCAATCAACGCGGTGGCGGTCTGGGAGTTTGAGCGGCTGTACGGCGTCAAACCCCAGGTTGGCGAGAGTATTCTTGACGCGCTGCAGGGCCAGCCTGAGGTGCGCGAAAAGGTGCGCAAGCTCTGGGGCCGGGTGCTGGCGGGCGAGGAATTCATTGAGATCACCCACTTCGGTGAACCACACCGTCACTATGAAATTCGCTACAGCTCCTTGCGCGACGCTGACGGGCAACCGGTGGGCGCCTACCTGTTTGCCTATGACATCAGTGAGCGACTGCGCGAGCAGGAGCGTTTGAAGCAGGCCGAGGAAGCGCTGCGCCAGTCACAGAAAATGGAAGCGGTCGGTCAGTTGACCGGCGGCATCGCGCATGACTTCAACAACCTGCTGACCGGTATCAACGGCGCGCTGGAACTGTTGCGTACGCGCCTGACCCAGGGGCGCTATAACGATATTGATCGCTATGCGGCCACTGCCCAGGACGCCGCTCGCCGTGCGGCCTCGCTGACTCACCGTTTACTGGCTTTTTCCAGGCGCCAGACGCTGGACCCCAAAGCGGTGGACGTAAATCGTCTGGTCAGCAGCATGGAAGAGCTGGTGCGGCGTTCGGTCGGGCCGCACATTGCCGTGGAAGTGGTGACCGCCATCGGTCTGTGGTCGACGTTCATTGATGCACCGCAGCTGGAAAATGCCTTGCTCAATCTGTGTCTCAACGCCCGGGATGCGATGCCGAACGGCGGCCGGATTACCATTGAGACGGCCAATAAGTGGATCGATGAGCGCGAATCGAGGGTTCGTGACCTGTCGCCTGGGCAGTACTTGTCGTTATGTGTGACCGACACCGGGACCGGCATGACTCCAGAGATCATCTCGCGGGCCTTCGACCCGTTTTTCACCACCAAGCCGCTGGGGCAGGGCACTGGGCTGGGGCTGTCGATGGTCTATGGCTTTGTCCGCCAGTCGGGCGGCCAGGTGCGGATTTATTCCGAGCCCGGTCAGGGCACGACCATGTGCCTGTACTTGCCGCGTCACTATCAGGATGAGGTGGCGGATGAGCCTGACGAGCAGGCCAGTGAGGTCGCTCAGGCACCGTCGCTGCGCACGGTGATGATCGTTGACGATGAACCGACCATTCGCATGCTGGTCAGCGAAGTGCTCGAAGACCGCGGCTACGCGGTGATCGAGGCGCCGGAAGGCGCCAGCGCATTGCGGTTACTGGAAAGTGATATCCGGGTCGATCTGCTGGTTACCGATGTCGGCTTGCCGGGCGGCATGAATGGCCGGCAGTTGGCCGATGCGGCACGCTCGCTGCGCCCGCAGCTGAGCGTGCTGTTCATCACCGGTTATGCGGAAAACGCCATTATCGGCAATGGCCACCTCGACCCCGGCATGTGGATCATGACCAAACCCTTCACCATGGAGGCCTTCGCGGCGCGTATTTTCGACATGCTGGAGCGCGAGGGTTAA
- a CDS encoding helix-turn-helix transcriptional regulator, protein MNNRLKVLRAERRWSQEDLASRLGVSRQTVNAIENGRYDPSLPLAFQISRVFGLPIEAIFQDQDAVPTN, encoded by the coding sequence GTGAACAATCGGCTCAAGGTGCTGCGCGCCGAGCGGCGCTGGTCTCAGGAGGATCTGGCCAGCCGCCTGGGCGTATCGCGGCAGACCGTCAACGCCATCGAGAATGGCCGCTACGACCCCAGCCTGCCCCTGGCGTTCCAGATATCGCGGGTATTTGGCCTGCCCATCGAGGCGATTTTCCAAGATCAGGACGCTGTGCCGACCAACTGA
- the paaG gene encoding 2-(1,2-epoxy-1,2-dihydrophenyl)acetyl-CoA isomerase PaaG: MDFEHILFSIEDGVAFLSLNRPEQLNSFNAAMHLQVREALKQVRQSSTARVLLLTGEGRGFCAGQDLSDRNVAPGSAMPDLGESIDTFYNPLIRSLRDLPLPVICAVNGVAAGAGANIPLACDLVLAARSASFIQAFCKIGLVPDSGGTWHLPRLVGMARAKALALLGNKLSAEQAEQWGLIYQVHDDADLRDEALKLARHLATQPTYGLALIKRALNASAHNSLDAQLELERDLQRLAGRSEDYREGVSAFINKRTATFKGR; this comes from the coding sequence ATGGACTTTGAGCACATCCTGTTTTCCATCGAGGACGGCGTTGCCTTCCTTAGTCTCAACCGCCCCGAGCAACTCAATAGCTTCAATGCCGCCATGCATCTGCAAGTGCGCGAAGCACTCAAACAGGTTCGCCAAAGCAGCACAGCACGGGTGCTGCTGCTCACCGGTGAAGGCCGGGGCTTTTGTGCCGGCCAGGACCTGTCTGACCGCAATGTCGCACCGGGCAGCGCGATGCCGGATCTGGGCGAGTCCATCGACACATTCTATAACCCGCTGATCCGCAGTCTGCGCGACCTGCCATTACCGGTGATCTGCGCGGTCAACGGCGTGGCCGCCGGTGCCGGGGCGAATATCCCGCTGGCTTGCGACCTGGTGCTGGCCGCCCGCTCGGCAAGCTTTATCCAGGCGTTTTGCAAAATCGGCCTGGTGCCCGACTCCGGTGGCACCTGGCACCTGCCGCGCCTGGTGGGCATGGCAAGGGCCAAGGCACTGGCCCTGCTTGGCAACAAACTGAGCGCCGAGCAGGCCGAGCAATGGGGGCTGATTTATCAGGTACACGACGATGCCGATCTGCGCGACGAAGCCCTCAAGCTGGCCCGGCATCTGGCGACCCAGCCCACCTACGGCCTGGCCCTGATCAAACGCGCGCTCAACGCCAGTGCGCACAACAGCCTTGATGCGCAACTGGAACTGGAGCGCGACCTGCAACGCCTGGCCGGACGCAGCGAGGATTACCGCGAAGGCGTATCGGCATTCATCAACAAACGCACTGCGACTTTCAAAGGACGCTGA
- the paaX gene encoding phenylacetic acid degradation operon negative regulatory protein PaaX, whose protein sequence is MSSLAPLNHLIQRFQERTPIRASSLIITLYGDAIEPHGGTVWLGSLIQLLEPVGINERLIRTSIFRLSKEGWLSAEKVGRRSYYSLTGTGRRRFEQAFKRVYSASVPAWDGVWCLVMLSQLSADKRKQVREELEWQGFAAISTTVLASPRCDKAELNASLQALDALDDSIVFETKAQDVLASRALRMQVRESWNIDELGRHYSEFIQLFRPLWQALREQDNLSGADCFLARTLLVHEYRRLLLRDPQLPDQLLPGDWEGRAARQLCRNIYRLVCGKAEEWLAGVLETADGPLPDVGENFWQRFGGLR, encoded by the coding sequence ATGTCGTCCCTTGCCCCGCTGAATCACCTTATCCAGCGCTTCCAGGAGCGCACCCCGATCCGCGCCAGTTCGTTGATCATCACCCTGTACGGCGATGCCATCGAACCTCATGGCGGCACGGTCTGGCTGGGCAGCCTGATCCAGTTGCTGGAGCCGGTGGGGATCAATGAGCGGCTGATCCGCACCTCGATCTTTCGCCTGAGCAAAGAGGGCTGGCTGAGCGCCGAAAAAGTCGGGCGCCGCAGCTATTACAGCCTAACCGGCACCGGGCGGCGGCGCTTCGAGCAAGCCTTCAAACGGGTGTACAGCGCCAGCGTCCCGGCCTGGGACGGTGTCTGGTGCCTGGTGATGCTGTCGCAATTGAGCGCCGATAAACGCAAACAGGTGCGTGAAGAGCTGGAGTGGCAGGGCTTTGCCGCTATCTCTACGACGGTGCTGGCCAGCCCGCGCTGTGACAAGGCGGAGCTCAATGCCAGCCTGCAAGCGCTCGATGCATTGGACGACAGTATCGTGTTCGAGACCAAGGCGCAGGATGTGCTGGCGTCCAGAGCGCTGCGCATGCAGGTGCGCGAGAGCTGGAATATTGACGAACTGGGCCGCCATTACAGTGAGTTCATCCAGCTGTTCCGGCCGTTGTGGCAGGCGCTGCGCGAGCAAGACAACCTCAGCGGCGCAGACTGCTTCCTGGCCCGGACCCTGTTGGTCCATGAATACCGTCGCCTGCTGCTGCGCGACCCGCAGTTGCCCGACCAGTTGCTGCCCGGCGACTGGGAAGGCCGCGCGGCGCGTCAGTTGTGCCGCAATATCTACCGGCTGGTCTGCGGCAAGGCCGAAGAATGGCTGGCCGGTGTACTGGAAACCGCCGACGGCCCGTTGCCGGATGTGGGAGAAAATTTCTGGCAGCGCTTTGGCGGCTTGCGCTGA
- the paaI gene encoding hydroxyphenylacetyl-CoA thioesterase PaaI: MTLDPQQLAQRCASTLYERDAASQAMGMHLLSVGPGSAKLSMRVRADMLQGVGTCHGGHLFALADSAFAFACNTYNAVTVAIGCSIDYVAPAQLDDLLTASASEQSRSGRTGNYDVRIENQHGQLIALFHGKSYKVRGTLLDLETPDE, from the coding sequence ATGACACTTGACCCGCAACAACTGGCGCAGCGCTGCGCCAGCACCTTGTACGAACGCGACGCCGCCAGCCAGGCCATGGGCATGCACCTGCTGAGTGTCGGCCCCGGCAGCGCAAAACTGAGCATGCGGGTACGTGCCGACATGCTGCAGGGCGTCGGCACCTGCCATGGCGGTCATCTGTTTGCCCTGGCCGACTCGGCCTTCGCCTTTGCCTGCAATACCTACAACGCGGTCACCGTAGCGATTGGCTGCAGCATCGACTATGTGGCGCCTGCGCAGCTCGACGACCTGCTCACCGCCAGCGCCAGTGAACAGAGCCGCAGCGGCCGCACCGGCAACTACGACGTGCGTATCGAAAACCAGCACGGGCAGCTGATTGCCCTGTTTCATGGCAAATCCTACAAGGTGCGCGGCACCCTGCTCGACCTGGAGACTCCTGATGAGTGA